The nucleotide sequence AATGATTATACCACtgtcttttaatttaatagaaaaAACTAAATAGGACATGAACATGAACTTACCATTCTGTACTGGCTCGGAAGGCTTTGGAACATGTCTGGAGGTGGCTGATAGTTATATGGAGCAGCCGATCCGGCACCGTATGGGGTGCCAGGGAATCCTCCGAACTGTCCACGACTTTGATCCAGAAAAGCACCATACAGACTGCCCTGCTGTTGCAGTTGCTGGGACGAGCCCAGAAGCTGCTGCGACGAGTTGAACAGCACGGCGGGCGGCGACGGCACCGACAAGCCGCCGTAGCCGCCCTGGTAGCCCACGTGGTTGTAgtgctgcggcggcggcgactGCAGCTGCTGCGTCGGCTTCACCTTGCACACGTTCGGGGGAGCACCCGTCTCGGTGTTGTTCTCCTCGAAACCGGCGAACTGCAACTCCTCGGCGCCCTCGGCCACGGCGGGCATTTCCCAAACTTTCTTCACGCTGGCGATTTTTAAATTGAGATCCGCCGCCAATGGGGAAATTGTGTTCGATGTGCTCATGTGCACGCCGCGCGGCAGGCCGAGCGTCTTGGCAGACTTATCCTCGGTGAGTTGACCGAGATCCGAATCGAAAGCGAAGTCGAGCTTCATGTCAGAGGAGTCTTCCGCTTTTTGCGAAGTATCGAATGTCATCTGAATGCCTAGAGCACCGTCCCCGTCTGCGGCGGGACGAGGATTATCACCGATCAACTCCTGAATCGACCTGGGCCGTGGTCTGACGTCTCCGTTGAAAGGTAGAGGACGAGCCTCCATTTCCGCAGGGATCTCTTCTCCTTGCGGTTTGGCAGTGGTAGCGCTGggttgatatttttgttttaaggcCTCGGCCGGTGGGGCAGTCTTATAGTTAGTATTCTCAAATATAATAGTTTCTACTGGAGGCGTGGTCCCGTCTAAGACGCCGGCTTTGTCAGCGACGATAGTACAAGTGGTCGCCGGCTGAACTGGTTTCACTTCAGGCACAATATCTGCCGGAGTGCTACGTTGACTGGACTGTGCAGACTTATTTTCGACCACTTCTAGTGGCTGTTCTTCCACATTGCCTCGCAAAGTCTGCGATATAGGCTTATCCCATGCATTGACGGGAGGCGGAGGCGGTGCCGCTCCGGTGTCGGGACCGAATCCCGATACGATACCCATTTGCTTTTGCCTTTGTTTGACAAAACGGGGCGCAAGATTGTTCTGACGAGATCGGTCATATTGTGATCCCGTTTTGCTGGCCGTTGGTGCTGAATTACGAGAATTGGATTTATCACTAGAGTTTCGTGTGGATGAACCGTTGCGACCGCCACCTTGGTTAGAATGAGATCTTGGCTGTTTGGCAGTTTGTGGATTTTCCTCCTTTGACTGTGGACCTCTTGCATCTTTCGAGTTCTTCTTGTTTCTCACTTCTTGGAAACCATCATCCACAACTTCGTCTTCTTTCTTGACATTCGATGATAGCTTCATATCAGACATAGCCTCTGTAATATCAGTACTTTTATCACCTGTCGCATCTTTCTTGTTGCCTTGTTGCAAGTTGCGGGTATTATTTTGACGATTACCAGAATTTTGGTTTCGACCTTGATTCTTCTGAGATTGACCCGACTGCCTGCCACCAATAGATCGACGACGGCCATTGTTGCCACCACCTTCGGAATGTTCTGACGTAGTCTCCCAATTCTCATCTTCACCACTAAGGGGCCCGGCACCTTTGGGTCGACGGTCACGCCCTCTACCAGTCGACGAGCCGGCACGtggtttgttattatttttaccttTATCGTCCACCTGCAGATTGTCTTTAATACCTTCATCATCTTTTACAGCTCTATTAGCTTGACTGAATGGACTTTTAGTGTTTGGCGGTCCATAACCAGTCACTCTCTTAGCGGGTGCCGGCGGGCGTGACGCACCCTGGAAACCTCCTCGGCCGCGTCGTGAAGGCTGCCCTCGAGGCGCAAAAGGTTCTCTGTTTTCCATTCCATCCGACATCGATGGAGCCTGATCAGACTGAGGCGGACGGTTCATATCCTCTGGCCTATCACTCTTTTTAGGCCCGCGAGGACTTCGAGGCGCTCTACGTCTCTCTTTTCGGTCGGAGTTTGGAGCACCATCAGTGGAGCCATCAGATTCACTGGCTCTGTTGTTAGATCGAGAGCTACGATGTGATCGCCGCCCGCGAGATTCTCTCGGTCCCCAACCCCTGTTGTAAACGGCATATCCGCCACTACCGTATCCCCTTCCCTTCTTTTCAGATCCAGATCCACTAGACTTGCGCTCTACAGGTTCCTTTAGAGGCATTTTGTTCAGTTGTTCATTACCGAATCTTTCATTCCTCTTGTCGTCACCTGATCGCTTTTGAGAATCCATGCTACCATGAAGAGATTCTACTGAGAGTGTTTCATTACCCTTTACTCCTATTAATCCGGTCGGATCAGTACTAGACTTAGATGCTATAGATTCGGACTCTGAAAGTTCCTTCTCAGATTTTTGAGAGGAAAACATTGGCTTGTTAACAGTCAGAGCTACGTCAGATGGTTGCTTTTGTGGTTGGGGAGATATGAGATTTTCATTAGGCTTAGGAAGTGCTTGATTTATAGGTTTAGAAATAGATTGAGTGTTATCAGAGAAAGAAGGTTGAGATTGAGTAATAGAAGGAATAGGTTGGGGCTGGTTATTTCCAAAAGCAATACCTTGAGATAGCTGTGGTGGATGGCTGAAATTTTGTCCACTAGGAGGGTGATTATTGTATTTGGGGGGTTGGTTTGGTTGCATTACAGGAGTCGGAGTACTGACGGGCTGCGGCGCGGGCGCTGCATGCGGCGGAAGCGCTGGTTGCTGCGGTTGTGAAACAGTCACCTTATTGTCAATTTCAGGTTCTATTGCTACAGGCTCTTTGACATTCTGGTCGATATCTTTCGGTGATGCAACTTTTTCTACCTTCAAAGCTGTGTAATTACTCGACGATTCATCTTGAGATACTTCAGCCCAAGAAGTTTTACCGAAGTCTCTTTCCGATGACTCGCGTTGAGATAAGTTCGAGGGCGGCGTACTGCGCCTTTCGGAGATTGGCGCTTGGGATGACGAATCTGAAGATCCAAATGACTCGGTAAGCCCAATACTCTTTCGTTCAAATACTTCGGTCAACTTGTCAGCAGCTGTTCTACTGCAATTTTCAATAGTGCTACTGGAGTCAACTGACTTTCTGTCTGACTCGTTTCGCCTGTCCTTGTACTCGTAGTCTTTATACGAGTCTTTAGAATTGGATCTGTCCAAATCTCTCCCGGACCTGTCATAATCTTGCATTTCAGATCGCCATTGCGGTCCAGGTCCATCTTTTTCTCTTCGGAAGTCGTCTTCACGATCTGAATAATCTCTGTAAAAAAAGAATAGTTTATCATTGTAACATTCCATTAGTATAAAGATTAGCATAGGATTGGAATGATAAATGGTCAAGTTAATACCTGGAAAGTCTGTTTACTTACCTGGAATAAGATCTACGGCCGTTGTGTGCGGCGTGACGAGGCGCATTGTAGGGAGGCGGATCCTGCCGCCTGGGAGCCGGCTTCGATGCGAACGCCCAACCTTTGTGTTGATCTTCTTGTTGCCGGTTTTGCTGCTGCTTCAAAAATCTAGGCGGAATATTTGCTTGGAAAGTTTTTGAGAAACCCGGATTGGCTTGATCACGATCGCGGCCATAATCCCGGTCCCTATCTCGGAAGTCGCGGTCGCGATCTCTATCGCGATCGTTTCTATCTCTATCCATACGGTCGCGATCGCGATCTCGGTCTCTGTCCCCGCGCTCTCTGTCTCTGTCGAATCTATCGCTATCCATACGTTCTCTATTATCATTACGATCTCTGTCGCGGTTGTCCATTCTGTCTTTGCCGCTCTCTTGACGATCTCTGTTATCCATGCGACCTCCTCTGTCTCTATTGTCCATCCTGTCACGGTCGCGGTCCCGTTCCCTGTCCCTGCCGTCGCGGTCGCGATCTCTGTTATCGAACCGGTCCCTGTTGTCCATGCGATCGCGTTCCCTGTTATCCGAGCGGACATCCTTGTCCCTGAGGTCCCTGTTGTCGCGAACGTCGCCGCGCTCCTTGTCCCGGGCGTCCATGCGGTCGCGGTCGCGGTTGTCGGGGCGCTCCCGGTCGCGGTTGTCGGGGCGCTCCCTGTCGCGGTTGTCGGAGCGCTCCTTGTCGCGCGCGTCGAGCTCGCGGTCcttgggcggcggcgcggcggagTCCCGCATCTGCCGCCGCTGCTCTTCCTCCTTGCGCTGGCGCCCGCGGGCCGCGATCTGGACCATGTCATTTTTATGCTTCTGCCGGCGCTCCGCCCAAATCTGGTCCTCGTCGCCCTGCTCCAGACCTTTCGCGTCCACGCGTTCAGGTTCAATACTGGCccggttattatttttattcgaaCTCTTGCTCGGCGCAGACGACTCCCCGTCGGAGAAGTCCAATTTTTGACTGAAATTCAAAAAAGTTCGTTTTTTAAAACCGCGCGCTCGCTCGGCGTCAGCGTCGACGTTGGACACCAGCGCGCGACGGTGCCGTATCACCCGCGTCTCGTCTCACATCGTCGCGCGTTGCCGTCAACGTCGTTTAACAAAAGAGTTGAGTATCACGAAAAACAGTAAAAGATCACATCCACTCGTTCGATCGGTCACCAGTCATAGTCCACTCGAACTGAAACTCACTCGTAATCAATGTCGTCGTTTTGCGCCCAGCCGGCGTCGCGGGAGATGTTGTCGAGCGAGGAGATCTGCTCGTCGCGCAGGATGGGGCGCGCCGTGAGCACCTCGACGGCGCGCGGCGTGGCGGGCGGAGGCCgggccgcgcgcccgccgccgccgcccgcgcgcccGTCGCGCAGCGTGCCCAGCGTGCCCAGCCCGAGCCCGCTACCGTTGCTACCTTTCATCAGCTGTTAAATAGAAAGTTATAattatataagtagtatatccgttaagctagcacccataacacaagcattgagttgcttactttggggctagctggcgctgtgtgaaattgtccaaagatttatttattattatttattaatgcacAAATTACTTTTAGTACCGTTAATgggggctatcgtttttatacttaaaagttggcacccctggcgattgacaggaccttactctacagtggcgccatcttgatgagtgcaaatgcgatagtcctcctaccactttagcgctcacaagttggcgcccctgtcttcgctactagcaagtgacaggaccttactctacagtggcgctaactggtgagcgctaaaacgatagccctcattgctcgtactaagctaaatatgcttgtgtcatgggttcaccacaatagtcaagcggcaaggggttcgaacccgcattctttggatcacgagtcggccagtctaaCTTTCACTGTTCGGCTATTGTCGCATCATATTGCTTCAAGTTAGACACCACTGAAAGAAATACACTCTAGCTCGTTACTGCAGCTAGTGGTAAAGATCGCAAGAAGTGGTACGCAATTTATGCGAACCACCAGACCAGAAGGCCGCAGCCTTGTTTAACAATTCGTAATTTATCTTCATTCGTGTAGAAAGtgttgaaattaaaaataaacatttattataaATGTTGTAATTACATGTTGTATGGCCTTGGATGTGAAAGAGAAAATATTGTTACACTAATAAATCAAAATGTTACATTATTTAGTTCTGTTCATTTTAATTGCATCCAGTCTTTTCAAGTTACTGggcaaaaaagttttgtttttgatgttcAATTTGATGCCTATAATAAAGAGCTGTGGCTACTTACGAAGGATGGCAGAATTGCACGGAAGGCGGGTGTTTGTTGTGCGGCAGGCGTcgaggcgggcgcggcggcgggtgAGGATGTAGTTTCTTGGCGAACGCCGGCCGTGCCACCGCACGTCCAACTGCCTTCCGCTGCGAAACAAACACAAATCTATGAGTGCATATGCCCTGACTTAGGTTTAAGATAGCTACTGAAAGTTGTTTCAATGCATCCAGGTCATAGTATCATAAATATGCAAGCAGTTCTCGAGAACAAGTGTCAGCACTAAACAGGATGTGGCCTGCATAATGGTCATGGACAAGTGTTGTCACTTATAAATCTTGTCTGAATAAATCCGTATGTCTGCAATTCAATAAAAACTTATAACATGCTATATTTTCATACTGTGTAAGTTCTTACTTTGTGGTCTGAGTTGTGGCTGAGGTACTGAGTGTTCTGAAGAGCGATGTGAAGGTTGAGCCGAAGCCTCCAGGGAGGGGAACTCTGTGCGGAAGTGTGGCGACGAGGGCGGCGGCAGCGCCACCCATCCGCCTGGGCCCGTGCCCGCAAGAACACCGCTGTTCGATGTTGTAGTCTGCAAATTAATAGCATTTCATTAGtaccatatttttgaaaaatgtgAGTGAAGGGTATACAATGTTACGTAAACTGTTGTATAATGAAAATTTTGGGCCAAGTTCAAATGGAAGAGattttacataatacatagGACAGTTTACATAATCAAATGATCATGTGAACTTAAGTCTTAAGTACGAGATTCTACCATTGGCAGTACAAAATATTAATCCTTCTCGTAGCATATTATTGGCAACTCATATAGCTTTTTCACATTCATTTGCATGCATTTTTCACAcaaaatttttaagtgacccctatataaacaaaattcctgttatttgttgccataggggtcactttaaaattagggatgaTGGTGAAAATATGCATAAGAAATCTATTTATTATGCACTACTTACTATAGTTTGAGAAGAGCATGTTGCTGGTGTAGATACAGTTGTCGTAGCAGCAGAAATAGAGCTGAAATATAATAAGTTTTACATTTGAGAGGCTGAATACAAATAATTCTGGATAAAAAAGAATTAAATCTAATCTCTATAGACTACTTAACCTTTAGAAACAATAAGAAAAGATGAGTAATTTATTCACTACACAAGATGTTGTGTGATCACTACAACAAACTCAGTAACATCTATTTGTTCATCTTACTTTCTTTGTGAGTTCAAAAAACATTTAATACATTGACATAGTTAACACAACAATAGGGTTACTCTGGATCTCATAGACCAGATCACAGGAATATGAGAATCTTTGCAATTCAATCAATGCTAAGATTTAAAAATTCATGCACtactaaaataatatcaatttcTTACTTAGCGTTTGGATCTTGACCAGTTTCAGTTTTTAAAGAAGGCAAATTAGCTGGTGGGCGTCTAGCCGAAGGTACTTTTCCAAGGCTTTGCATTCCATGTTTGCGGCTTAGTTGAGATTTTACTGAGGACGGTTCAGAGTTCTCGTTCtgaaaatacaataatattaaatatcattttcaaaatatacaaatatttttattttatattataaacatcaatgttttagAGATTTGTTATGTAAAAACCTAATATTtgtaaatactttattttgggTTACATTACATAAAAACATTACTCTCCATAGCCCTGCTAGGCAGTCCTCCCAAAAATTGTTTTATGCTAATGTGAAATGTAAAATATCAACACATATCCTACTTTTTATTTAAGTCAATAGGttcttttcttttatttttaagtaaatgcCAGATCTATTGTAATAATTTCATGATAGGTAGTTTAAATACAAAGTAACATCTGGCACAGAGACAACAATGACATCAGGAAAGTTGGTCAATGACCCTCCAACATAGATAATATTGTTTCTGATAATATTATGCTTTCTTTCTTTCCAAGAATGgatttattttaactgtagtcaAAGTCACATAATTCTaagaaagctagtaataaaggAAACTTTGTAAGAAGTAAGTTTCAACTCACAGCTTCCTACAGGTTGAACAAGGTCACATTACATGAATATAGGCATTAGGCTCTAACCTGAAGGTCAGTGCATTCAACTGTAACAGTAATTTTATATTGTTGAATGTAGTTTAGCATTGCTGCATTTCATAAGAACAGCTAGAATCCTCAATGTTTGTCATGGATGAATGCTAATTGAgagttttctttgtttattattgttaatcaatttcTTGCAAAACTATAATTAGATGCATTTCCTATAACCACAGTAGCACAGGACTGTAGATGTTTGTGGAATGGGATCATCATAGCTCATAGTAATGAAACAACAAAttgaattcaaaataaatactgGGCTGGTCCAAAAACTACTCACTCTATTGGCGCAGTACAAGCTATTGATATCCAACTTTTGATATTTTTGCTTGCCGGACGTCGGCTTCGTCTGCGCCGTAGTGCCTCCGCCGCCCGGCGTCGAGAGTGCAGACATGCTGCGATGTACACACCATCAGGAGGTCACCCTCGCACCAACCACCAACTGCAACCAGGGCAGCGACACTTCACTTCAAACTGTAATAATCACGTAATGCAAACAACTACGGAATCTTCTACACAAATTGTAATTCGTTACTACGTTTTATCAACCACAATTCAGCAGTTATGAGGTCAAAGTAAGCACCGATCACTGTATCACAAATCACTTTCACAGCACAGGGACAAATAGGAGCCCTGCCCTCAGAGCTTTATTGACGTGTTACATCCGTACGCTGGATCGATGACTTATGTTTTTCATTCACTGGTGTATATTATTCACATTTAGATTTCAGAAGTAACCAAAATCTAGCACAGAATAACGGTACTGACAAGATAGAAGTAGAAGAACGGTAAAAACAAACTAATTTTTGGAGATAGATCGCAAACAAAAGCAAAATAGATATCTACCTTGGTCCGTTATTCTCGGTATTACaatatataaattatttaagcTCAAATGCTAATACCCTAACAAAGATTACTTTAGATTTTAACTATACTCTACGCTACCAAAAACTTATATCACTTTATTTTAAGATGGCGTCTCCAAAAGACGATCTCCTTCCTTTTCAATCAatagcgtgacgtcacaaagacCAAAGACGCGTCACAGCGCCCTCTATCGGAAAAACCTTAAAATTGACATAGATGATATAATGCTATTTTGAATCAAAAAAGGTTGGTCCATGAACATTTTTGTCTAAAACCGCAGCCGCGGATTTACGATTTTtttatcaacatttttgaatttaTCTTGTTCAAGAAACATCTTTGgcgttaacaaaaaaaaaaacacgcgCATTGAACAGTGGTTTAAAATGTCGTTTTCCTATTTTAATGTGAATAAATTAAACTTGTTCAACGCGCacttaactttttgtaatgGCCGCTTGTTTATGTGAGTGGGTATAATTTCAAGCCAAAATTCTGTATTCCATACAAAGGTGTCTACAAAGATTTTCAATGTCTTTGGAAAATGTAATGATTTCAAAAGAATGGATCAATGAGCGTTTATCTTTCAATTATCTTTGCGCAGTTGTGttcaaaaaaaattaatattattgtctTTGACAAATGACAGTTTTTTGactttgattttttgacatatgGGGGGCTAATTCTACAAAAGGGCCAGCTGAgaccaaaatttaaaaaataaataaatataaattaaatgtgTCCCAGAAAGTGGGACCTCTTCTTCTATTACTTAGACATTTTTTGTCATTAACGGACTCAGGAGGACTCATGAACTAACTTTCCGCCAACATTTTGCCGTTCGCCATTCCTATAGCATGGCTTGCATGATTCGAACAATGGGTTAATGAATTTTACATATTGGACGGCTGTTTATTGATAGTGGTTTGTAAGGGACTACTATCATGCTAGAcgtcacgggttcgattcccgctatAAATTTAATATTCACATTGCATTTGATAATGTTTGCTTAATTTGGGATTAAATGGAaatggcgcagtgtaaaatgtccaatgatatttataagttttatgatcattagtaatttgtttGTTATTGGAAATTGAATTCCGTCCGACCCGTCCGTAGATGGGTCCAAATTATATAGTCTGTAGGTAAAAATAGATTCCGGTATAGAAAATTATATTCTCCTCTTTCCTCCTATTAAGATAGTGAAATGTTGTTCAAAATATTTTCTGTACGTGTTTCAAAACTTTATGACATACGAACGTATACTTACCTTACTTACTACTTACGCAAGTATCCTAATATTcgctataggtacctacctatagcgaatattctttttaatgtagtataataacataatataaagcATAATCATCATTTAGCCTTTTTTCCACACCTTCTCTGGCCAAAGGGGTGGAAGAGGTCTAATGTtagcttaatattattataatataaatagaataataataattatgcaatACTACACTAATTAATCAGACATGTTTTACATTGCATAATAATTATGGCACGAAATCATCATGCTGTGATAGGTAATGTATAGTACTAATACCTCGTAACAAATTAACAATTAGATAACAtttatctcttttttttttacgatatctAACTATTTATTAATATGTCTACTATTTCGTGTTTCCGTGCGTGGTGCAATATTTGCTTCAGTTGGCATACAACTGTGTAAAATAATACCTACCCGAGCTAAATCATCCTACctaaacctacctacctagaACTTATTGCATGGATGGTGGCAGTGAAAATACAAGCAAGCCAGGAAATTCAATGATTTTTCTCGTAGAGATGGCAATAACGGTCGATCTCTTCTAATGCATACGCATGCGCTTTATACCCGTTGGGATCATATTGATGAACGAAAAATCAGTAGGCGAAGTTCTGCGGAGAAGCTCATAGAACGAGGAGTGCCTGAGAAAACCGGCAGCCATGTCGGGGAATTTAGGAATGGAACAATTGATTCCAATTGTGAATAAGCTACAAGATGCTTTTACACAACTTGGTGTGCATATGCAGTTGGACTTGCCACAAATAGCAGTTGTAGGTGGACAATCGGCTGGTAAAAGTTCAGTGTTAGAAAATTTTGTGGGCAGGTACGTAGtctattttatatcaaataaaattttcatttaatcATAATTTGTTGCTACATTAGTGAAAACAAGTATCAGTACCCTATATTATTTATATCCATAATTACCCAAGTATATAATTTATGTTATAAGTTGTAACAAAAAGATCGATAAGTGAGATAAAAAAATGATTAGGTATCAAATTTAAAGAGAGGAAAGTCTCccttaatattaattaacaatttttaattccaataatgtaatatgtttcggttgtaggtattttttatgGAATATTTATAGTAGTTTTGAATTCATTTGagattttacaaattatttgaaGACTTTCTAATTCTGTTACTTCTTTAAGCTTTAAAAACGATTCgtgaaacataatattatttttgtatactGGCCTAGATTTAGTGCGCATGTCTAATGTTATTGATTGGTTATGTACTTTAAAATGTGAATGACTTTAATTGATTATTTGTTACTGTTATACATACATACTATACTATTTTCGAAGATatcgaaatataaaaaattTATTTGTTAACCCTTAAAACCACTTACAACTGAAATGTGGTATTTTGCTCTAAGCGCTGTACAGCGCTACATgattagagatgggtttccacccgggtaaaaacccacatgagggtaaaaacccaataaaaacccgtttcattccacccgtgggtgtttacaccgggtgaaaacaaataattttataattatttcaattggtatcttttctttatttttatcgaatttttctcatttaggTTTATTgattcaaaagctcagccgtgattccatcatcacccggtgccttgttgttctttagctgtttgagagccattctaatctcgtacagactgacgtccgggatatcttcggtatagtgtcggatcaatctagctcttgggtcttcggctagatttgtgacaggtgtgcgCACACtcgaaatttagtaggaacacaataatttgtgatcatggcaaggacatggaggggggggatgccaaagatgccaaactctctctttgatgacattacggtataaagttacaaataacaacaccaactacaaagtacttctgcttaaaaacttgaaatcgaaccgcccttccgccactgtaacgcattgtaacgtttttcaagacctcctctccccccagattgcattacgtaacactagaacgcccccttagcaacaaataccacttctcactttaaaaaaacgctatttttgttttcacccaccagaatgggtgataatgggtaaaaaccgggtttttacccaaatcacccagttttaacccaatcgggtgaaatgggtttttacccactacccatctctataCATGATAGCTCTTTTTGACAGTTTGAGTTTGACATCGCGCTGCCCGTCAGAATTGGAACGCGACGTAACCACCCACCAccatattgaaaaataaattagtttatcGATGATGAATTGATGATGAGCAAGTGTTTTAGTGAT is from Ostrinia nubilalis chromosome 2, ilOstNubi1.1, whole genome shotgun sequence and encodes:
- the LOC135080754 gene encoding protein PRRC2A-like, whose translation is MSALSTPGGGGTTAQTKPTSGKQKYQKLDINSLYCANRNENSEPSSVKSQLSRKHGMQSLGKVPSARRPPANLPSLKTETGQDPNANSISAATTTVSTPATCSSQTITTTSNSGVLAGTGPGGWVALPPPSSPHFRTEFPSLEASAQPSHRSSEHSVPQPQLRPQTEGSWTCGGTAGVRQETTSSPAAAPASTPAAQQTPAFRAILPSFLMKGSNGSGLGLGTLGTLRDGRAGGGGGRAARPPPATPRAVEVLTARPILRDEQISSLDNISRDAGWAQNDDIDYDQKLDFSDGESSAPSKSSNKNNNRASIEPERVDAKGLEQGDEDQIWAERRQKHKNDMVQIAARGRQRKEEEQRRQMRDSAAPPPKDRELDARDKERSDNRDRERPDNRDRERPDNRDRDRMDARDKERGDVRDNRDLRDKDVRSDNRERDRMDNRDRFDNRDRDRDGRDRERDRDRDRMDNRDRGGRMDNRDRQESGKDRMDNRDRDRNDNRERMDSDRFDRDRERGDRDRDRDRDRMDRDRNDRDRDRDRDFRDRDRDYGRDRDQANPGFSKTFQANIPPRFLKQQQNRQQEDQHKGWAFASKPAPRRQDPPPYNAPRHAAHNGRRSYSRDYSDREDDFRREKDGPGPQWRSEMQDYDRSGRDLDRSNSKDSYKDYEYKDRRNESDRKSVDSSSTIENCSRTAADKLTEVFERKSIGLTESFGSSDSSSQAPISERRSTPPSNLSQRESSERDFGKTSWAEVSQDESSSNYTALKVEKVASPKDIDQNVKEPVAIEPEIDNKVTVSQPQQPALPPHAAPAPQPVSTPTPVMQPNQPPKYNNHPPSGQNFSHPPQLSQGIAFGNNQPQPIPSITQSQPSFSDNTQSISKPINQALPKPNENLISPQPQKQPSDVALTVNKPMFSSQKSEKELSESESIASKSSTDPTGLIGVKGNETLSVESLHGSMDSQKRSGDDKRNERFGNEQLNKMPLKEPVERKSSGSGSEKKGRGYGSGGYAVYNRGWGPRESRGRRSHRSSRSNNRASESDGSTDGAPNSDRKERRRAPRSPRGPKKSDRPEDMNRPPQSDQAPSMSDGMENREPFAPRGQPSRRGRGGFQGASRPPAPAKRVTGYGPPNTKSPFSQANRAVKDDEGIKDNLQVDDKGKNNNKPRAGSSTGRGRDRRPKGAGPLSGEDENWETTSEHSEGGGNNGRRRSIGGRQSGQSQKNQGRNQNSGNRQNNTRNLQQGNKKDATGDKSTDITEAMSDMKLSSNVKKEDEVVDDGFQEVRNKKNSKDARGPQSKEENPQTAKQPRSHSNQGGGRNGSSTRNSSDKSNSRNSAPTASKTGSQYDRSRQNNLAPRFVKQRQKQMGIVSGFGPDTGAAPPPPPVNAWDKPISQTLRGNVEEQPLEVVENKSAQSSQRSTPADIVPEVKPVQPATTCTIVADKAGVLDGTTPPVETIIFENTNYKTAPPAEALKQKYQPSATTAKPQGEEIPAEMEARPLPFNGDVRPRPRSIQELIGDNPRPAADGDGALGIQMTFDTSQKAEDSSDMKLDFAFDSDLGQLTEDKSAKTLGLPRGVHMSTSNTISPLAADLNLKIASVKKVWEMPAVAEGAEELQFAGFEENNTETGAPPNVCKVKPTQQLQSPPPQHYNHVGYQGGYGGLSVPSPPAVLFNSSQQLLGSSQQLQQQGSLYGAFLDQSRGQFGGFPGTPYGAGSAAPYNYQPPPDMFQSLPSQYRMAAAAGGGAAFGQSGQLGNSPSTVLISSTSNSLMSATVKPSTQQIGAIGSKGGGVGGVGGVGGVNTYQQQYLGYSGPVGEAPYSLPGLLPRPAPPASSYYSPYQPPAAPAPTYPLQFTQPAQSGAFGSQFLSSQLQVAAAVQQMQVHILYFTVNTSQ